The following are encoded in a window of Pseudomonas multiresinivorans genomic DNA:
- a CDS encoding sensor domain-containing diguanylate cyclase has product MLKPIRVFCLTFLLAVLASLLAGWHMLQMKQDALAYAHASGKNTLLLVEREFHRDLDVHAQTLLTLSNVITGPATPDLSQQVLQELVEGHAAGSIHAGTLVVTDAQGQLLVDLNHAGESNRDLSMRDYFTMARDNPGRLFLSHPFMPSYPRSSSSTALSRAVISKDGQFVGVVAAIKELQHLESFVRGLDLGKHGVVSIRLLDGTVLAQWPPELPRSSEEEFGTFREFVDSGRNDYFRQQGGTSDAYWRGYRRIGDYPAVVSVELCREVILNTWTARTWITSGLLVAINAATLFFAYRLTRHLRRRDAKESRLRTEAGTDPLTGLHNRRWFDEKAEREWQRRRAGDGHLAVLMMDVDQFKAYNDHYGHPRGDLALINVAHLVGQGCQREDDGAARYGGEEFVMILPGCDSAAAARVAESIRRSVEETALPHEKSTRGIVTISVGVASTSDTAADSIQALIDAADANLYKAKEGGRNRVVA; this is encoded by the coding sequence GTGCTCAAACCGATTCGCGTCTTCTGCCTTACCTTTCTGCTGGCGGTGCTCGCCTCGCTGCTGGCCGGCTGGCACATGCTGCAGATGAAGCAGGATGCCCTGGCCTACGCCCACGCCAGCGGCAAGAACACCCTGCTGCTGGTGGAGCGCGAGTTCCACCGCGACCTGGACGTGCATGCGCAGACGCTACTGACGCTCTCCAACGTCATCACCGGCCCGGCGACACCGGACCTTTCCCAGCAAGTTCTACAAGAACTGGTCGAAGGCCACGCTGCCGGCTCGATCCACGCGGGCACCCTGGTGGTGACCGACGCCCAAGGCCAGTTGCTGGTGGACTTGAACCACGCCGGCGAGTCGAACCGCGACCTGTCCATGCGCGACTACTTCACGATGGCGCGTGACAACCCCGGCCGGTTGTTCCTCAGCCATCCCTTCATGCCGTCCTATCCGCGCTCCTCCAGCAGTACTGCCCTGAGCCGCGCGGTGATCAGCAAGGACGGCCAGTTTGTCGGCGTGGTCGCCGCGATCAAGGAGCTGCAACACCTGGAATCCTTCGTGCGCGGCCTCGACCTGGGCAAGCACGGGGTGGTCTCAATCCGCCTGCTCGACGGCACGGTGCTCGCCCAATGGCCGCCGGAACTGCCGCGTTCGAGCGAGGAAGAGTTCGGCACCTTCCGCGAGTTCGTCGACAGCGGCCGCAACGACTACTTCCGCCAGCAGGGCGGTACCTCGGACGCCTACTGGCGCGGCTACCGGCGCATCGGCGACTACCCGGCGGTGGTCTCGGTGGAGCTGTGCCGTGAAGTGATCCTGAATACCTGGACCGCACGCACCTGGATCACCAGCGGATTGCTGGTGGCGATCAACGCCGCGACGCTGTTCTTCGCCTATCGCCTGACCCGGCACCTGCGGCGACGCGACGCCAAGGAGAGCCGTCTGCGCACCGAGGCCGGCACCGACCCGCTGACTGGCCTGCACAACCGTCGCTGGTTCGACGAGAAGGCCGAGCGCGAATGGCAGCGCCGGCGCGCCGGCGACGGCCACCTTGCGGTACTGATGATGGATGTCGACCAGTTCAAGGCCTACAACGACCACTACGGCCACCCGCGCGGCGACCTGGCGCTGATCAACGTGGCGCACCTGGTCGGCCAGGGCTGCCAGCGCGAGGACGATGGAGCGGCCCGCTACGGCGGCGAGGAGTTCGTGATGATCCTCCCCGGTTGCGACAGTGCCGCTGCCGCACGCGTGGCCGAGTCGATCCGCCGTTCGGTGGAGGAAACCGCGCTACCCCACGAGAAGAGCACGCGCGGCATCGTGACCATCAGCGTCGGTGTGGCCAGCACCTCGGATACCGCGGCAGACAGCATCCAGGCGCTGATCGATGCGGCGGATGCCAACCTCTACAAGGCCAAGGAAGGTGGGCGCAACCGGGTGGTGGCCTGA
- a CDS encoding putative quinol monooxygenase: protein MYAFILQAHTRPERSQDFEDLFRTYLTPSRAEDGCVQYHMLRDVNDPTLFTFFEVWQSREHLAIHTALPHMREFHERRMEYLRCDFHIQEVEVMAPR from the coding sequence ATGTACGCCTTCATCCTCCAGGCCCACACCCGCCCCGAAAGATCCCAGGATTTCGAGGACCTGTTCCGTACCTACCTCACGCCCAGCCGCGCCGAAGACGGCTGCGTGCAGTACCACATGCTGCGCGACGTGAACGACCCGACCCTGTTCACCTTCTTCGAGGTCTGGCAGAGCCGCGAACACCTGGCCATTCACACCGCGCTGCCGCACATGCGCGAGTTCCACGAGCGGCGCATGGAATACCTGCGCTGCGATTTCCACATCCAGGAAGTCGAGGTGATGGCGCCACGCTGA
- a CDS encoding NAD(P)H-dependent oxidoreductase has translation MKKILLINGGKQFAHSDGRYNATLHEAAIAHLDHAGFDVKETFIDGGYDIQEEVQKMLWADVIVYQMPGWWMGAPWTVKQYIDEVFTAGHGSLYANDGRTRSDASQKYGSGGLLQGKQYMISATWNAPQQAFDDPTDFFEGKGVDAVYFPFHKANQFLGMTALPTFLCVDVMKRPNIEGDVERYQQHLSEVFGA, from the coding sequence ATGAAAAAGATTCTGCTGATCAATGGCGGCAAACAGTTCGCCCACTCTGACGGCCGCTACAACGCCACCCTGCACGAAGCCGCCATCGCACACCTGGACCACGCCGGTTTCGACGTGAAGGAAACCTTCATCGACGGCGGCTACGACATCCAGGAAGAAGTGCAGAAAATGCTCTGGGCCGACGTCATCGTCTACCAGATGCCCGGCTGGTGGATGGGCGCGCCCTGGACCGTGAAACAGTACATCGACGAAGTCTTCACCGCCGGCCACGGCAGCCTCTACGCCAACGACGGCCGCACCCGCTCCGACGCCTCGCAGAAGTACGGCAGCGGCGGCCTGCTGCAGGGCAAGCAGTACATGATCTCCGCTACCTGGAACGCGCCGCAGCAAGCCTTCGACGACCCGACCGACTTCTTCGAGGGCAAGGGCGTGGATGCGGTGTATTTCCCCTTCCACAAGGCCAACCAGTTCCTGGGCATGACCGCACTGCCGACCTTCCTCTGCGTGGACGTGATGAAGCGCCCGAACATCGAAGGCGACGTGGAGCGCTACCAGCAGCACTTGAGCGAAGTGTTCGGCGCCTGA
- a CDS encoding peptidylprolyl isomerase, which produces MARASARHILVSSEDKCNELKTQIENGADFAAVARDNSTCPSGRSGGDLGSFRPGQMVREFDQVVFSAPLNVVQGPVKTQFGYHLVEVTSRED; this is translated from the coding sequence ATGGCCCGTGCATCCGCCCGTCACATCCTGGTTTCCAGCGAAGACAAGTGCAACGAACTCAAGACCCAGATCGAGAACGGCGCGGACTTCGCTGCCGTCGCCCGCGACAACTCCACCTGCCCGTCCGGCCGCAGCGGCGGTGACCTGGGCAGCTTCCGCCCGGGCCAGATGGTTCGCGAATTCGACCAGGTCGTGTTCAGCGCCCCGCTGAACGTCGTCCAGGGTCCGGTGAAGACCCAGTTCGGCTACCACCTGGTGGAAGTGACCAGCCGCGAGGACTGA
- a CDS encoding LysE family translocator gives MTLPAYWASFAVATLAFACMPGPAILYMTSQTLAHGRRAGLHAALGIHLGCYVHIFAASAGLAALLHHAPNLYLALKLAGAAYLIWLGGSMIFGRRRSEHGEGIETRPKVLRDSMVVEILNPKTALFFLTFLPQFVDPAASLPVGLQFFILGMIVNLVFSTADVLAVLFASLLLGALGQGRGQRVMPRVCGSILVGLGVMLVARGGPV, from the coding sequence ATGACACTGCCTGCCTATTGGGCCTCGTTCGCCGTGGCGACGCTGGCCTTCGCCTGCATGCCCGGCCCGGCCATCCTCTACATGACCTCGCAGACCCTCGCCCACGGCCGCCGTGCCGGACTGCACGCCGCGCTGGGTATCCACCTGGGCTGCTATGTACACATCTTCGCCGCCAGCGCCGGGCTCGCCGCGCTGCTGCACCACGCGCCCAATCTCTACCTTGCGCTGAAACTGGCGGGGGCCGCTTACCTGATCTGGCTCGGCGGCTCGATGATCTTCGGCCGTCGCCGGTCCGAGCATGGCGAGGGCATCGAAACCCGGCCGAAGGTGCTGCGCGACAGCATGGTGGTGGAGATACTCAACCCCAAGACGGCGCTGTTCTTCCTCACCTTCCTGCCGCAGTTCGTCGACCCGGCCGCCAGCCTGCCGGTGGGCCTGCAGTTCTTCATCCTGGGGATGATCGTCAACCTGGTGTTCTCCACCGCCGACGTGCTCGCCGTGCTGTTCGCCTCGCTGCTGCTGGGCGCGCTGGGGCAGGGGCGCGGGCAGCGGGTGATGCCGCGGGTGTGCGGTTCGATTCTGGTGGGGCTGGGGGTGATGCTGGTGGCCCGCGGCGGGCCGGTGTGA
- a CDS encoding response regulator, protein MEGKRELRVLIADDHGIVRDGLRLLLSTLDDIRIVGEAADGLRLQALLEEQRADLLLLDLNMPGLNRLQFIHELRQRHPRLRILVLTANTELATVRSVLDAGVHGYLSKGEDTAELLEAIVALRSGQHYLARALRFQLESPTARPQGDADLLSAVELTRRERQILSLAAQGRSAREIAEHFSISPLTVRKHRENLMRKLDLHSTAELAAYAVRLGIPSA, encoded by the coding sequence ATGGAAGGGAAGCGCGAACTGCGGGTGCTCATCGCCGATGACCACGGCATCGTACGAGACGGCCTGCGCCTGCTGCTGTCGACCCTGGACGACATCCGCATCGTCGGCGAGGCGGCGGACGGCCTGCGCCTGCAGGCTCTGCTGGAGGAGCAGCGTGCGGACCTCCTCCTGCTCGACCTGAACATGCCCGGCCTCAACCGGCTGCAGTTCATCCATGAACTGCGCCAGCGCCATCCCCGGCTGAGAATCCTGGTGCTCACCGCCAACACCGAACTGGCGACCGTGCGCTCGGTGCTCGATGCCGGCGTCCACGGCTACCTGAGCAAGGGCGAGGACACTGCCGAGCTGCTCGAAGCCATAGTCGCCCTGCGCAGCGGCCAGCACTACCTGGCGCGCGCCCTGCGCTTCCAGCTGGAAAGTCCGACCGCGCGCCCGCAGGGCGATGCCGATCTGCTCTCGGCCGTGGAGCTGACCCGGCGCGAGCGGCAGATTCTCTCCCTGGCCGCCCAGGGCCGCAGCGCGCGGGAGATCGCCGAACACTTCAGCATCAGCCCGCTGACCGTGCGCAAGCACCGCGAGAACCTGATGCGCAAGCTCGACCTGCACAGCACTGCCGAGCTCGCGGCCTATGCGGTGCGCCTGGGCATTCCCAGCGCCTGA
- a CDS encoding hybrid sensor histidine kinase/response regulator, producing MHNSLQQRDLVDLLFRQSYAVLFANLVIPLPVLYIFRNAMAPTAMVFWLAVLYSLTLARIVLARAYFRQAPARTLGKSWLWTNTLLSWASSLLWGWLGWVGFVHGDPQLFAFTCIVLTGLVCGAVPSLSAHPPAYVGSLVAMLLPVLVLCLSVADEQHTTYSFFILCLAGVNLYYSRVTYRSLCETIRLRQENSDLVQDLREQRDRARAADQAKSRFLAAASHDLRQPIHALGLFVGALAALAERGPVDARQAREIAGRLRAMLGNLGGLLNGLLDISRLDAGVVPVAREPISLQKLFGDLQGEFAGTASERNLRWRVRESRLWVDSDPLLLKRVLDNLLSNAFRYTRSGSVLLGCRRRGRELEIQVIDTGVGIHSSQQEVIFDEFVQLHNAERDRKQGLGLGLAIVRHTARLLGHRLTLHSLPGRGSVFSLRVPLAEAPLQIAPPPEPSERGPGLGIMVVEDQYDVLHALCNLLEVWGHRVYPGTSALLACQRHIEASHLGHAPVDLILTDYRLGEGQTGADAIRRIRSYLSCRVPALIVTGDTSPERLREAATSGSQLLHKPLDTDQLRAAIDVSQELSMTV from the coding sequence ATGCATAACAGCCTGCAACAGCGCGACCTGGTCGATCTCTTGTTCCGCCAGTCGTATGCCGTGCTCTTCGCCAACCTGGTGATCCCTCTGCCGGTGCTGTACATCTTCCGTAATGCCATGGCGCCGACGGCGATGGTCTTCTGGCTGGCCGTGCTCTACTCGCTCACGCTGGCGCGGATTGTCCTGGCACGTGCGTACTTCCGGCAAGCCCCTGCGCGCACGCTGGGCAAAAGTTGGCTGTGGACCAATACGCTGCTGTCCTGGGCGAGCAGCCTGCTGTGGGGCTGGCTGGGCTGGGTCGGCTTCGTCCACGGCGATCCGCAGCTGTTCGCCTTCACCTGCATCGTGCTCACCGGTCTGGTGTGCGGCGCGGTGCCGTCGCTGTCGGCCCATCCGCCGGCCTATGTCGGCTCGCTGGTCGCGATGCTGCTGCCCGTGCTGGTGCTGTGCCTGAGCGTAGCCGACGAGCAGCACACCACTTACAGCTTCTTCATCCTGTGCCTGGCCGGCGTCAACCTGTACTACAGCCGGGTGACCTACCGCAGCCTGTGCGAAACCATCCGCCTGCGCCAGGAAAACTCCGACCTCGTGCAGGACCTGCGCGAACAGCGCGACCGCGCCCGCGCCGCCGACCAGGCCAAGTCGCGCTTCCTCGCCGCCGCCAGCCACGACCTGCGCCAACCGATCCATGCCCTCGGGCTGTTCGTCGGCGCCCTCGCCGCCCTCGCCGAACGCGGCCCGGTCGACGCCCGCCAGGCCCGTGAAATCGCCGGGCGCCTGCGCGCCATGCTCGGCAACCTCGGCGGCCTGCTCAATGGCTTGCTGGACATCTCGCGCCTCGACGCCGGGGTGGTGCCGGTGGCACGCGAACCGATCTCGCTGCAAAAGCTGTTCGGCGACCTGCAGGGCGAGTTCGCTGGCACTGCGAGCGAGCGCAATCTTCGCTGGCGCGTGCGCGAGAGCCGATTGTGGGTGGACAGCGATCCCCTGCTGCTCAAGCGCGTGCTCGACAACCTGCTCAGCAACGCCTTCCGCTACACCCGCAGCGGCAGTGTGCTGCTGGGCTGCCGCCGGCGCGGCCGGGAGCTGGAGATCCAGGTGATCGACACCGGCGTGGGTATCCATTCCAGCCAGCAGGAGGTCATCTTCGACGAGTTCGTCCAACTGCATAACGCCGAGCGCGATCGCAAGCAGGGGCTCGGCCTGGGCCTGGCCATCGTGCGCCACACGGCGCGCCTGCTCGGTCATCGCCTGACACTGCACTCCCTGCCCGGCCGCGGCTCGGTGTTCAGCCTGCGCGTACCGCTGGCCGAGGCGCCTCTGCAGATCGCCCCGCCGCCGGAGCCAAGCGAACGCGGCCCCGGCCTGGGCATCATGGTGGTGGAGGATCAGTACGACGTGTTGCACGCACTGTGCAACCTGCTGGAGGTCTGGGGGCATCGCGTCTACCCCGGCACCAGTGCCCTGCTCGCCTGCCAGCGGCACATCGAGGCCAGCCATCTTGGCCATGCGCCGGTAGACCTGATCCTCACCGACTACCGCCTGGGCGAAGGCCAGACCGGGGCCGATGCCATCCGGCGCATCCGCAGCTACCTGTCGTGCCGGGTACCGGCGTTGATCGTCACCGGCGACACCTCGCCCGAGCGCCTACGCGAAGCCGCCACCAGCGGCAGCCAGTTGCTGCACAAGCCATTGGATACCGACCAGTTGCGCGCCGCGATCGACGTCAGCCAGGAGCTTTCGATGACCGTCTGA
- a CDS encoding PilT/PilU family type 4a pilus ATPase, translated as MSDTPLPDVIQYLRLLPERGGSDMFFSVGAPPHLKAEGHSQPADDRVLQPGEVKTLAWQLMSPAQAQDFERDLEMNLALSVPDVGRFRANIYYQRGEVAMVVRLIKQVIPDVTSLGLPSILDKLAMQDRGLLLVIGAAGAGKSTTLASMLDFRNRHRSGHIVCIEDPIEFLHTHKKSIIDQREVGLDTHSYEDALRNVLREAPDVIMLGEIRDAATMQHALHYAETGHLCVATLHGTSCRHAIERITRFFPDEARPQVLADLSQNILALVGQRLVPGTHQRRAVAVELVLGTPHIRGIIQRDELPELKGAVERALESGMQSFDQSLYKLLEEGRVSVADALKFADSRTDLALKIKLERGMDADSVGTVFGS; from the coding sequence ATGAGCGACACTCCCCTCCCCGACGTCATCCAGTATCTGCGCCTGCTGCCCGAGCGCGGTGGCTCCGACATGTTCTTCAGCGTCGGCGCGCCGCCGCACCTGAAGGCCGAAGGCCACAGCCAGCCGGCGGACGATCGCGTGCTGCAACCCGGTGAAGTGAAGACCCTGGCCTGGCAGCTGATGTCACCGGCCCAGGCACAGGACTTCGAACGCGACCTGGAGATGAACCTGGCACTGAGCGTGCCGGACGTCGGGCGTTTCCGCGCGAACATCTACTACCAGCGCGGCGAAGTGGCGATGGTGGTGCGCCTGATCAAGCAGGTGATTCCCGACGTCACCTCCCTGGGCCTGCCGTCGATCCTCGACAAGCTGGCGATGCAGGATCGCGGATTGCTGCTGGTGATCGGTGCGGCGGGCGCGGGCAAGTCGACGACCCTGGCGAGCATGCTGGACTTCCGCAATCGCCATCGCTCCGGCCATATCGTCTGCATCGAGGACCCCATCGAGTTCCTCCACACGCACAAGAAGTCGATCATCGACCAGCGCGAGGTCGGCCTGGACACCCACAGTTACGAGGACGCCCTGCGCAACGTGCTGCGCGAGGCGCCGGACGTGATCATGCTCGGCGAGATCCGCGATGCCGCCACCATGCAGCACGCACTGCACTACGCCGAAACCGGCCACCTGTGCGTCGCCACCCTGCACGGCACCAGTTGCCGCCACGCCATCGAGCGCATCACCCGCTTCTTCCCCGACGAGGCCCGCCCGCAGGTGCTGGCCGACCTGTCGCAGAACATCCTGGCCCTCGTCGGCCAGCGCCTGGTGCCCGGCACACACCAGCGCCGCGCGGTAGCGGTGGAGCTGGTGCTCGGTACGCCGCACATCCGCGGCATCATCCAGCGCGACGAACTGCCCGAGCTCAAGGGCGCGGTGGAACGCGCGCTGGAGAGCGGCATGCAGAGCTTCGACCAGAGCCTCTACAAGCTCCTGGAGGAAGGCCGCGTGAGCGTGGCCGATGCGCTGAAGTTTGCCGATTCGCGCACCGACCTGGCGCTGAAGATCAAGCTGGAGCGCGGGATGGATGCCGACAGCGTGGGGACGGTGTTCGGTAGCTGA
- a CDS encoding SGNH/GDSL hydrolase family protein, producing MNRLLLAALIALVLPLAQADEGHWQATWSASPQRTWGKEVPLPLGVPTQIGNQTLRQTVKVSLGGQRVRIALSNAYGSQPVAIGGAAVALAAPAGRLGGPSHRLTFAGQPTAYIAPGAELLSDPLDLVVPALGELAVSIYLPQPTAIETFHWDGKQRVHGGPGERLDATLLPVDGKMEGRLFLTDVLVENPEPRPVVAVLGDSITDGRGASLDGNQRWPDLLAQRLAARGVGVINAGISGGRLLSDGMGQSALARFQRDALGKPGVQAAIVLLGINDISWPGSTFAPNNPLVQYEDLVAGYRQLIAQAHVRGVRIVGATILPFERALSGSPIENYHAANKETLRQRVNQWIRQSGEFDAVVDLDAHLRDPAHPQRLLPAYDSGDHLHPGDAGNRAMAESVDIDVLLKGM from the coding sequence ATGAACAGATTGTTGCTCGCCGCCCTGATCGCCCTTGTCCTGCCGCTGGCGCAGGCGGATGAAGGACATTGGCAGGCCACCTGGAGCGCCAGCCCGCAACGCACCTGGGGCAAGGAGGTGCCGCTGCCGCTGGGCGTACCGACGCAGATCGGCAACCAGACACTGCGGCAGACCGTGAAGGTCAGCCTCGGCGGCCAGCGTGTGCGTATCGCGCTATCCAACGCCTATGGCAGCCAGCCGGTGGCGATCGGCGGGGCGGCCGTGGCATTGGCTGCACCGGCCGGGCGGCTTGGCGGCCCCAGCCATCGGCTGACTTTCGCGGGCCAGCCCACGGCGTATATCGCACCGGGTGCCGAACTGCTGAGCGATCCGCTGGACCTTGTCGTCCCGGCGCTGGGTGAACTGGCGGTGTCGATCTACCTGCCGCAGCCGACCGCCATCGAAACCTTCCACTGGGACGGCAAGCAGCGCGTCCATGGCGGGCCTGGCGAACGACTCGACGCAACGCTCCTGCCGGTGGACGGCAAGATGGAAGGGCGGCTGTTCCTCACCGATGTGCTGGTGGAAAACCCCGAGCCACGGCCGGTGGTGGCGGTGCTGGGAGACTCGATCACCGACGGCCGTGGCGCCAGCCTGGACGGCAACCAGCGCTGGCCGGACCTGCTGGCGCAGCGGCTGGCAGCGCGCGGCGTGGGGGTGATCAATGCCGGCATTTCCGGCGGGCGGCTGCTCTCCGACGGCATGGGGCAGAGCGCCCTGGCGCGCTTCCAGCGCGACGCACTGGGCAAGCCGGGCGTGCAGGCGGCCATCGTGTTGCTGGGCATCAACGATATCTCCTGGCCCGGCAGTACCTTCGCGCCGAACAACCCGCTGGTGCAGTACGAGGACCTGGTCGCCGGATACCGGCAGCTCATTGCACAGGCCCATGTGCGCGGTGTGCGTATCGTCGGCGCGACCATCCTGCCGTTCGAGCGCGCCCTCAGCGGCTCGCCGATAGAGAATTACCACGCGGCCAACAAGGAAACGCTGCGCCAGCGGGTGAACCAGTGGATTCGCCAGAGCGGGGAATTCGATGCGGTGGTGGACCTGGACGCGCACCTGCGCGACCCCGCCCACCCGCAGCGCCTGCTGCCGGCTTACGACAGCGGCGACCACCTGCACCCCGGCGATGCGGGAAACCGGGCGATGGCGGAGAGCGTGGATATCGATGTGTTGCTGAAGGGGATGTGA